A window of Flavobacterium branchiarum genomic DNA:
TTTTTCTTACTCAAAATGGACACATATTTCTCAATAACTCCCTCTCTCTCAAGACGTTTAACCCGATCATGAACAGGCGTAAGCGATAAATTTATCTTATTCGCTATATCCTTTAGGGTATGGTGCGCATCTTCTTGTAAAAGGCGTAAGATTTTTTTGTCAGTTTCATCTAAAAGCATAGTGAAAAGTGTTTCTAATAATTATTGATAATCAGTCATTTTTTCTTTTTACGCTAGTTAAAAGGTCCATAAAAAGAATATTTTTTTGTAAAAATATTAAATAAAAACAATATTTTCTTAATTATAACCATAATATCAATAATATATTCTCTATATGTAGCTTTGTAAAACAAAATTAACAAAAACAAAAAAAACTTAGAAAATGATAATAGGTGTTCCAAAGGAAATCAAAAATAACGAAAACCGTGTAGCTGTTACACCAGCTGGGGTTTCTGAAATGAAAAAACATGGTCATGTTGTTTACGTTCAAGCAACTGCAGGTTTAGGAAGTGGATTTAGTGATGAGGAGTACACTGTAGCTGGAGCTCAGGTTTTAGCAACTATCGAAGAGGTATACGCTATAGCTGAAATGATCATTAAAGTAAAAGAGCCTATTGCTTCTGAATATGACTTAATCAAAAAAGATCAATTATTATTTACATACTTCCACTTTGCTTCATCTGAGCCGTTAACACACGCTATGATCGAAAAAGGAGCTGTATGTTTAGCTTATGAAACTGTTGAGAAAACAGATCGTAGTTTACCATTATTAGTTCCAATGTCTGAAGTTGCTGGACGTATGTCTATCCAACAAGGAGCTAAATATCTTGAGAAACCATTAAAAGGAAGAGGAATCCTTTTAGGTGGTGTTCCTGGAGTTCCTCCTGCTAAAGTATTAGTACTTGGTGGTGGAATTGTAGGTACTCAAGCTGCAAAAATGGCTGCTGGTTTAGGAGCTCAAGTTACTATTATGGATGTTAGCTTACCACGTCTACGCCAATTAGACGATATTATGCCTGCTAATGTAAACACTCAAATGTCTAATCACTATAACATCACTAAAGCTATTGCTGATGCTGATTTAGTAGTTGGAGCTGTTTTAATTCCAGGAGCAAAAGCACCAAACTTGGTTACTCGTGATATGCTTAAATTAATGCGCCCAGGAACTGTTGTTGTAGACGTTGCTGTTGACCAAGGTGGATGTATTGAAACTTGTACTCCTACAACTCACGAAAACCCAACTTTTATTATTGATGATATCGTACATTACTGTGTGGCTAATATGCCTGGTGCTGTACCTTACACATCTACACTTGCTTTAACTAATGCTACTCTTCCTTACGCTTTACAATTAGCGAATAAAGGATGGCAAAAAGCATGTAACGAAAATGAAGAATTAAGAAAAGGATTAAATATTGCTAACGGAAAAATTCTTTACAAAGGAGTTGCTGAAGCTTGGAACCTTCCTTATAATGAAGAATTAGTGTTAGAAAACGTATAGTTTCCCAACATTATAACAAGTGCTTACTACACTAGAAAACCCGTCATATGACGGGTTTTCTGTTTTTATTGATGGTGATTTTTTGTTTCAAGTTTCAAGTTTCAAGCTCCAGCTTTCAGTCGCAGTTTTCAGTCGCAGTTTTCAGTTTCAAAAACTTTGCGTATTCACTTTGTGAATCTTTGCGAAACAACTACCAATACAACTTAAAAACAGTCGCAGTTTTTAGTCACAGTTTTCAGTTTTAAAACCTTTGCGGAATCTCTTTGTGAATCTTTGCGAAACAACTACCAATACAGCTTAAAAATAGTCACAGTTTTTAGTCACAGTTTTCAGTTTTAAAACCTTTGCGGAATCTCTTTGTGAATCTTTGCGAAATAATCCATCCAGTTCGCCTATTTCATTTAAAACAAACTTATCTATTCTTTTGGCTTAGTTAAATAATATACAGGAATCCCTGTCAACATAATTAAAACTCCCCAACCGCAAGTAGAAAATTTAGTAAGCAACAAACAAATACAAATAGCCGAAGCTACTACTATATAAAGGATAGGCAAAAACGGATATCCAAAGGCTTTGTATGGTCTCTCTGCATTTGGCATTTTCTTGCGTAAAATAAAGATTCCGTATATCGTCAGGATATAAAATATTAAAACTATAATAATTACAAAATCAAGTAAGTCCCCATACTTCCCTGTCAAACACAAAGCCGAAGCCCAGGCACATTGTACCCATAAAGCCCAAGCAGGAACACTAGCTTCATTTAATAATGCTGCTTTCTTCAAAAACAAACCATCTTTAGCCATTGTATAATAAACTCTTGCGCCAGCCATGATTAAACCATTGTTACACGCAAAAGTTGAGATCATAATCATAATTGCAATGATTAATGTTCCTATATTTCCAAAAATATATTGAGAAGCTACAACTGCTACCCTATCAGACTTTGCTGTTGCAATCTCGTTCAAAGGAATAACTGCCAGATACATTAAATTGGTAAGAACATAGATAATAGCAACAATAAAGGTTCCTAAAAACAAACTAAGCCCTACATTACGTTTTGGGTTTTTAATTTCGCCCGCAATAAAAGTTACTCCATTCCAAGCATCACTAGAGAACAAAGATCCAACCATAGCTGCCGAAATACCAGTAATTAAGGCTGTACCACCAATAGGAAACCAAGAAGTAGTACCAGCATCAAAAGCACGTGCAGACCAAGCATCTGCCCAATTAGCATCCCAAACAGAAGCTTTAGCTCCTAATGTTAATCCGAAAACTATCAATCCTAAAAGAGATAAAATTTTGATAATTGTTAAAACAGTCTGCAAAATTTTACCGTCCTTAACACCACGGCTATTAATATAAGTTAAAAAAACAATCGTGACAATAGAAACTAATTGAGCTGCATTTAAACGAAAAGCGCCTATCTCAAAAAGAATATTCTCATCGCTAAAAGGTTCATAGAGATAAGCTGCAAATTTTGCAAAAGCAACTCCAACAGCAGCAATTGTACCTGTTTGGATAACAGCAAAAAAACTCCATCCATACAGAAAAGCTATTAGTTTATTATAAGCTTCTTTTAAGTAAACATACTGGCCACCAGCTTTAGGAAACATAGCGCTAAGCTCTCCATAACTCACCGCTGCAATAACTGTAATTAATCCCGAAATTAGCCATATCAAAGTTAGCCAACCAGCAGAACCCACTTGCCGAGTAATATCTGCACTCACAATAAATATTCCTGAACCTATCATGGATCCCACTACAAGCATAGTTCCATCTAATAATCCGAGCTCTCTTTTAAAATCTTCTGGTTTGTTTTCTTGCATCAATTTTGGTTTTTTGGTTGGTTAAAGATATACTTTTTTTGGAAATTTTAGTTTTAGACTCTTGATTTTTAGATTATATCGCAACTCTGAATATCAGTTTTGTTCATAAACTCAAACAGTACAAAGGTTTGTTTTGCTTTGCATTATACACAAATTGTAAATTTTAATAAATTACTACTTCCTCCATTTTAATCAAAGCACTAAAAACCTAATCATAAGGTAACCAAGGCTTAACGGATAATTATTTTAAAAAAAAGAATTTCGTTTAATCATATAAAAAAAATCAAAAATTATATAAAAACACTGTAAATGAATAAATTAACTTTACAAAAAGTCATCCTTAAAGACAATTCGTTGAGTCCTTTTATAATAGTATTTAAAAATAATTCTCTCTAATTCAGTCTTCTGTTCCCGTTGCTTTTTGAATTATAAGTTGTTCGTTTTTAATTAAAATAAGTCTAACAAATACCATTTACACTATGAAATTCTTAAAAAGCATAAACATAGTAAGGCGCAATTTAATGCATCGTTTAACCAAAAATATTGGTTATTCGAAACCAAGTAAAAAAAGTAATTCAATCATTAAGTCTGATATTAAAAGAGTCTTAATTTCCAGACCTAATGCTCGATTAGGAAACTTATTATTAATTACGCCTCTATTAGAAGAAGTCATAAATACATTTCCTGGATGCAAAATAGATTTATTCGTAAAGGGAAGCTTAGCCCCTATTTTATTCGAAAACTATGACAATGTCGATAAAATAATCCAACTACCTAAAAAGCCTTTCAACAGCTTACTTCAATATGTTAAAGTCTGTATATCACTTCGAAAACAACATTATGATATTGCAATTAATGTTGATAAAAACTCTTCATCAGGAAGGTTATCAGTAAAATTTTCAAATTCAAAATTCAAATTCTTTGGAGACCCTACTACGGAAGATATACAATTGAAATACAATGATTACGAACATATTGCAAAGTACCCTGTATATAATTTTAGAAGCTTTTTAAATGAAATCGGTATTACTCCAAGCAATACTCCTATTTCGGCATTGAACCTCAAATTAAGTAATTCTGAAATTACTGAGGGCAAAAAAACATTAGAAAACTTGATCGACAATAACAAAAAGACAATTTGCATTTACACCTATGCTACTGGCGATAAATGTCATTCGAAATCTTGGTGGAGTAAATTTTATAAAAGACTAAAAACAAAATACCCTGATTACAATATTATTGAAATCTTACCTATTGAGAATGTCTCTCAAATCAATTTTAAAGCACCTCATTTTTACAGTAAGGATATTCGGGAAATTGGAGCATTGATAGCAAATACAGAAGTTTTTATTGGAGCTGATTGTGGTATCATGCATTTAGCTAGTGCTGTACAAACACCTACAGTTGGCTTATTCTCTATTTCTGAGCAAAAAAAATATGAGCCTTATTGTAATCACAGTATGGCCATAAACACAAATAAAACTTCTATTTTTCAATCTATAAAAATAATAGCATACATGATCAGTCATAACTTATCACTTAGAGTTACGACTACATCTACAATTATTGCTTTCTCCTAAATGATTTCTTCAGTAACTTTAAAGAAAAATGAATACTACGTGAATAACAATTTGAAAACTAAATCTAATGAAATGCATATAGCTTTCCTAAAGATGGCAATAAAAAAGCATTGAAAGAAAATATCCAAAATGATACTTTTCAATACATACTTAGCCAACTGTAATTATTTGATTGCATTTTTGATTTCTTATATTTAAAAACCAGTAACTATGATGATCTCTAAACCTAAAACCATTGATGAATATATAGCTAGTTTCCCAACTGAAATCCAGGAAATATTAGAGCAAGTCCGTCAAACAATAAAAAAGGCAGCTCCTGATGCTGAAGAAAAAATAAGTTATGCTATTCCTACTTTTACTCTTAATGGAAATTTAGTACACTTTGCAACTTTCAAGAATCATATTGGCTTTTATGCAATGCCTTCTGGAAATGAAGCTTTTCAAAAAGAGTTAGTTGCTTATAAAGCAGGGAAAGGTTCAATTCAGTTTCCAATAAACAAACCAATGCCTTTGGATTTAATAGTCAAGATTGTAAATTTTCGAGTTAAAGAAAATTTAGAAAAATTAAAAAAGTAGATTTTTTAAAGGAAGTAATTTAGAGAATATCTTTAAAAGCTATTTTATTCTAAAACGCGATTAACTTGAGTAAAGTTTCTTTCGTAATATGCCTCTTTTGTAGAAGACACTATAACACCACGGTGTACTGAAGAATGAATGAATTTGATTTCTCCATCGTTGGCTTCTATTACCATACCAACATGATTTATCTGTCGTCTTCCGTTTGTTTTAAAGAAGATTAGATCTCCTTTTTTTGCTTCTTCTGAAGCTATTTTAACCCCAATACGAGATTGTTCAATTGAACTTCTAGGTAACTTAATATCAAAACTACCAAATGTTGTTACCATTAAACCTGAACAATCAAAACCTGATCTAGTTGTACCACCTGAGCGGTAACGAACTCCTACATTTTCGGTTGCATTTAAAACCAACTGGTTTAATAAGTCTGAGCCATGAGTGAATTTTATACCTGTTGTTGTAGCAGTGTCTTTTACAACTGTTGCTACTACTGCAGTAGCAGTATTATCAATTGAAGTTTTAGCTTCTTCTTGTACATTATTCTCAACGTAAGTTCCTGAAGGATGTATTTTTAAAACAGACCCTACTGGTAATCTCTTTTTTATAAATGGATTTTGTTTTTCCAATTCAGCAACTGTAAGTCCGTATTGTTTAGCAATTGCATATTTAGTTTCTTTAGGTAAAACCTCCCGTACGATTTCAGTTCCTATTGTTTTTTCAAGTATCTCTGGCTGAGTTGTCGTAATTGCAACATTCTCAACTGAGGCTATTCCTTCTTGAGAACTGGTTTTAATAACAGGCTTAGCATTTCCTGGAATTATAATTTGCTGTCCAATTTTAAGTCCTTCGCTTTCTAATTTAGGATTGGCTTTTTTAAGTTCTTCAACTGTAAGTTGGTATTGTTTTGAAATTCCATATAATGTTTCTTTTGCTAGAATTTCATGTGTGGTAGTTTCTTGAAGAGTATTTGTTGCGTTACTTGCAATTACTTCTTTGGTCTTTTTTGCTTTATTAGCTATTGTTTTCTGTGAATTTGGAATTAGCAAGATTGAATTTAGTTTCAATAACTGACTTGCTTTAGGATTTAAATCAAGAATTTCTTTTACTTTAACATTATATTTTTTTGCTATTACACTAACATTCTCTCCTTTAGTAATTTTGTGCTTGATATATTTTTCTTGTGAAAAAACACCAAAACTAAAAAAAAACAACGCTAATACTAGTCCAAAACTTTTCATGCTACTCAAATTACGTTCACAGATCCTAATTTGATTTACCAAAATATCAAATTACAACTATCTAAATTACTTAAAAAGCTAATTTAATTTTTTAAACTAAAAATTGCTAATTTTTAACAACTCTTTATATTCAAATTAACAAATTCCGCATAAAAAATAATCGTTCTATATTAATTTAATTCTTTTTTAAAGGAATAAATTCTTACTTTTATAGAGTAAAATCAATTAAAATAATAACTCTTTGAGAAAATTAATTTTCGTTCTAATCCTATTGCCTGCCCTACTATTCGCTCAAAATATAAAAGGAATCGTAACCTATAAAGTAAATAACGCACCAATTGAAGGTGTAAATATATTCCTAAAGCAATCAAACACTAGAGGCCTTACTAATGAAAAAGGGGAGTTCAAACTCGTTATGCCACGCAAAGCTCAAGAAACTGACACTTTATACATATCACACATAGGCTATATCGCTAAGAAAGTTCCTTT
This region includes:
- the ald gene encoding alanine dehydrogenase, encoding MIIGVPKEIKNNENRVAVTPAGVSEMKKHGHVVYVQATAGLGSGFSDEEYTVAGAQVLATIEEVYAIAEMIIKVKEPIASEYDLIKKDQLLFTYFHFASSEPLTHAMIEKGAVCLAYETVEKTDRSLPLLVPMSEVAGRMSIQQGAKYLEKPLKGRGILLGGVPGVPPAKVLVLGGGIVGTQAAKMAAGLGAQVTIMDVSLPRLRQLDDIMPANVNTQMSNHYNITKAIADADLVVGAVLIPGAKAPNLVTRDMLKLMRPGTVVVDVAVDQGGCIETCTPTTHENPTFIIDDIVHYCVANMPGAVPYTSTLALTNATLPYALQLANKGWQKACNENEELRKGLNIANGKILYKGVAEAWNLPYNEELVLENV
- a CDS encoding APC family permease, whose product is MQENKPEDFKRELGLLDGTMLVVGSMIGSGIFIVSADITRQVGSAGWLTLIWLISGLITVIAAVSYGELSAMFPKAGGQYVYLKEAYNKLIAFLYGWSFFAVIQTGTIAAVGVAFAKFAAYLYEPFSDENILFEIGAFRLNAAQLVSIVTIVFLTYINSRGVKDGKILQTVLTIIKILSLLGLIVFGLTLGAKASVWDANWADAWSARAFDAGTTSWFPIGGTALITGISAAMVGSLFSSDAWNGVTFIAGEIKNPKRNVGLSLFLGTFIVAIIYVLTNLMYLAVIPLNEIATAKSDRVAVVASQYIFGNIGTLIIAIMIMISTFACNNGLIMAGARVYYTMAKDGLFLKKAALLNEASVPAWALWVQCAWASALCLTGKYGDLLDFVIIIVLIFYILTIYGIFILRKKMPNAERPYKAFGYPFLPILYIVVASAICICLLLTKFSTCGWGVLIMLTGIPVYYLTKPKE
- a CDS encoding glycosyltransferase family 9 protein, yielding MKFLKSINIVRRNLMHRLTKNIGYSKPSKKSNSIIKSDIKRVLISRPNARLGNLLLITPLLEEVINTFPGCKIDLFVKGSLAPILFENYDNVDKIIQLPKKPFNSLLQYVKVCISLRKQHYDIAINVDKNSSSGRLSVKFSNSKFKFFGDPTTEDIQLKYNDYEHIAKYPVYNFRSFLNEIGITPSNTPISALNLKLSNSEITEGKKTLENLIDNNKKTICIYTYATGDKCHSKSWWSKFYKRLKTKYPDYNIIEILPIENVSQINFKAPHFYSKDIREIGALIANTEVFIGADCGIMHLASAVQTPTVGLFSISEQKKYEPYCNHSMAINTNKTSIFQSIKIIAYMISHNLSLRVTTTSTIIAFS
- a CDS encoding iron chaperone, with the protein product MMISKPKTIDEYIASFPTEIQEILEQVRQTIKKAAPDAEEKISYAIPTFTLNGNLVHFATFKNHIGFYAMPSGNEAFQKELVAYKAGKGSIQFPINKPMPLDLIVKIVNFRVKENLEKLKK
- a CDS encoding peptidoglycan endopeptidase; translation: MKSFGLVLALFFFSFGVFSQEKYIKHKITKGENVSVIAKKYNVKVKEILDLNPKASQLLKLNSILLIPNSQKTIANKAKKTKEVIASNATNTLQETTTHEILAKETLYGISKQYQLTVEELKKANPKLESEGLKIGQQIIIPGNAKPVIKTSSQEGIASVENVAITTTQPEILEKTIGTEIVREVLPKETKYAIAKQYGLTVAELEKQNPFIKKRLPVGSVLKIHPSGTYVENNVQEEAKTSIDNTATAVVATVVKDTATTTGIKFTHGSDLLNQLVLNATENVGVRYRSGGTTRSGFDCSGLMVTTFGSFDIKLPRSSIEQSRIGVKIASEEAKKGDLIFFKTNGRRQINHVGMVIEANDGEIKFIHSSVHRGVIVSSTKEAYYERNFTQVNRVLE